The nucleotide sequence ACGTCGGTTCGCACAAGATCAAGCTTAACACCAAGTTCACCGATGCTGAATTCTGGCGGGTGACTGAATTTGAGTTTCTGGAAGGCAAACCCTACAACGAGCAGAATATTGCCAACAGTGATAACGTAGCGGTCATTACCGACGACTTTAAACGGCAGTATTTTGAAAACACCGACGAATCAGTCATTGGTAAGGATGTTGAAATCGAGAATATTCATTACCGGGTAATCGGGGTCGTGCGGGGGAGTTCCTACACCCGGTTGTTTACCTACGCGGACGTGTATTTTCCCTACACGGTTCCCAAAAGCAACTATCAGGATCCGGGTATGCGGGGGAATTACGTAGCCATGGTGCTGGCTAAAGATAAAGCTGATCTGAAGCCGATTCAGGATGAGTTTCAAAGCAACATCGGTCGGATTCCGCTGCCCGGTGTTCAGAATGGGTTTAAGTATGCCGTGCTGGAAGTGAAAAGCGAGCCTTACGTAGAGAATTTTCTGAGCATGATTCTGGGTGGGGGACCGGGCCTGAAAACCATATTCTTCGGCGTCATTGCCTTCATCATGTTCATGCTGATGGGCTTACCGGCGATCAATCTGGTAAACGTAAACGTCAGCCGGATCATGGAACGGGCTTCCGAAATCGGCATCCGGAAAGCCTTCGGGGCGCCCGTGCGTACGTTGCTCTGGCAGTTCATCGTCGAGAATATATTCATCACCTTCATTGGCGGAGCAATTGCCCTGGTGCTGACGCTGATCATTATTCAACTGATCAACCGCAGCGGCTGGATCGCCTACGCCGACCTGACCATCAACTTCAGCGTGTTTCTGGTCAGCATTCTGGTGTGTCTGGTTTTCGGGTTGCTATCCGGCGTGGCCCCAGCCTTACGGATGTCGAAACTGAACATTGCCGACGCGTTAAAAGCTAATTAGTGGATAAGCGATTGAGTGAATAAATTCTTCAGCCAATCGCTCATTCGCCCTTTCATGCATTCGCTCTTTCACTCTTTACGCCATGATACGTCATCTTTTTAAATTAATCTGGAACAAGAAAAAGGCCCACGCTTTGCTGATGGTGGAGATCTGGGCGTCGTTTATGGTGCTCTTCGGCCTGACAACGCTGATTGTGGTCAACGTCAGAAATTATAGCCAGCCCCTCGGTTTTGCCTATCAGAACGTATGGGCCATTGAGCTGAACAACAACCAGGATACGATGGCGGTTGCCGAAAAAGCGAAGGCAATCTTCCAGCGGCTTAAGTCCTATTCCGACGTGGAGTCGGTGTCGCGGATGAGCAACAACTTCCCGTTCTCGGCCAATACCATGAACAACATGGTGGAGCACAACAAAGCGCGTACGCTGGCCCATCAGTACGTGACCGATGAGAATTTTGCCCGGACGCTGGCCATGCCCGTTCTTGAAGGGAGCTGGTATCGCCGGGCCGACCGGGTGGGAAAATACAAGCCGGTTGTCATCAATCAGAAAGCCCGGGAAGAGTTGTTCGGGGACGAAAATCCGCTGGGTGGAATCATCAGTGATAACTTCAAGGTTACGGGGGTAGTCGGAAATTTCAAGGCTAAAGGCGAGTTTATGGCTAACCAGCCCGCCATGTTCGAACTTCTGGATGAAGATTCTTCGTGGGACAAAACGATGCTGGTTCGCGTAAAACCCGGCACCGACGCCATCTTCGAGGCCCGGCTGGTCAAAGACATCACATCCATGGCGAACGGATGGAGCGTGGAAGTTGACCACCTGACCGATTCCCGTCAGAATCAGCATAACCTGACGCTGGTGCCGGTAATCATTTTTCTGATCATCAGCAGCTTTCTGCTGATCAACGTCGGTCTGGGTTTATTTGGGGTGCTGAACCTGAGCATTGCCCGGCGACGGGGCGAAATTGGTCTGCGTCGGGCGTTGGGCGCTACCGGCAACGGCATCTCGACGCAGTTCATCGGCGAAATCTGGGTGCTGGCCACCTTCGGGCTGCTGATTGGGCTGCTGTTTGCCATGCAGTTTCCGCTGCTGAACGTGTTTGATCTGGAAGCGGGCGTCTACCTGACCGCCATCGTCATGTCGGTTATCGTCATCTACGTCATCGTTACGTTATGCGCCCTGTTCCCCAGCCGGCAAGCCGCCCAGATCCAACCCGCCGTGGCCCTCCATGAGGAGTAGGGGCATGGGGTAAGAGGTAAAGTCGTATTTTGGCGGCTTAACCGTAATTGTGCGAAAAATGAAAAGAAGCTTCCGGTTTGAAAGCCTTGAGGTTTGGCAGATCAGCATTGAACTAGGCGATCAATTGTTCGATATCGCTGACAATCTGGAGCAGATGAAACGTTACCGATTTGCCGAGCAACTTCGTGGAGCTGGAATGAGTATCTCCAACAATATTGCCGAAGGTTCCGAGTCAGTTTCGAAGAAAGAATTTTATCAGTTTTTGAATTTTGCCCGGCGATCCTGTTTTGAATGCGCAAATATTCTAATTGTCGTGCAGCGGAGAGGATATGTTTCTGAGGAAACAAAACAGCGACTTTTTGCTAGTCTGGATGAACTTAGCCGTAAGATCTCCAGCTTTCAGAAGGTTCTCTGTCCCGCCGATTAACCCTAAGCTCGCTGCCCCAAGCCCTTTGCCCAATGCTGCTCATTATTGACGACGACGTTGCGATTCAAACCTCACTTTCGCTGCTGTTCCGGCGGGAAGGCTTCGCCGTGCGCGTAGCCGACGGACCGTTTGAAACCCGCGAGGTGCTGGATGAAGAAACGCCGGAGTTGATTCTGCTCGACATGAACTTCTCGGTAGATACGTCGGGCGACGATGGATTACGGCTGCTCCGTCAAATCCGTGAGCGGCTGCCGCAGGTGCCGGTGGTTCTCATTACCGGCTGGGGCAGCATTGATCTTGCCGTCGAGGGCATGAAGGCCGGAGCCCGGGACTTTATTACCAAACCCTGGCAAAACGACCACCTGGTTCAGTCGGTGCGGACGGCACTGAAGCTGGCTGGTTCCGAACCTGCCTCTGCCAGTCGGCGGCAGCTGGATAGTCAGTTTCAGTTTGACAACATCGTGGGGGATGACCCTAACCTGCTCGATGTGTTAACCACCGTCGGGCGTGTGGCCCCAACAGATGCGCCGGTCCTGATTACGGGCGAAAGCGGTACGGGCAAGGAGCTCGTCGCCGAAGCCATCCACCAGAACAGTCGGCGCAAACGTCATCCGTTTGTTAAGGTTAACCTCGGGGGTATTTCCAGTACTTTGTTTGAGAGCGAACTGTTTGGCCACGTACGGGGTGCGTTCACCGACGCCAAAGCCGACCGTGTGGGTCGGTTTGAACTGGCTAACCGGGGCAGCATCTTTCTGGATGAAATTGGTGACCTCGACCCGGCCTCGCAGGTTAAACTCCTGCGCGTGCTGCAGGACCGCACCTTCGAGCCGCTCGGCAGCAGCAAGAGCCGCACGGTTGACGTCCGGGTGATCTGCGCTACGAACCGGAACCTGGAAGAAATGGTGAGCCGGGGCCAGTTTCGGGAAGATTTGTTTTATCGGATCAACCTGATTACGGTCCGGCTCCCGGCATTACGCGAACGCCCCGGCGATATACCGGCCCTGGTCAACTACTTTGTCAGCAACCTTCGGACCATCTACGCCCGGCCCGATCTGCGCGTCAGCCGGGAGGCCATGAACTGGCTCAAAACCCTGTCCTTACCGGGCAACATCCGGCAACTAAAAAACCTGGTCGAACGGACTGTCCTGCTGGCTCCTGGCAACGAACTGACCATTGCCGACTTCGAGAGGAACCGAACCGGATTGACGGACCGTCCCGTCCCCGCGACCGACACGTTGCCGGCGGTTGGGAGCATGACGCTCGAAGAAATCGAACACCAGATGATCGTTCGGGCCATGGCCTATCATAATAATCGGGTCGCCCGGGTGGCGCGGGCACTGGGTATTACCCGTTTTGCCTTGTACCGGCGTTTAGAGAAATTTGGCATTCCCTATACCGCCGAGGAATGAAGCTTTCGCTACGGTCCCGTTACCTGATCTATATCATTGTTGTCCATCTGGCGCTAGTCGGACTGACCTGGCTGGTGCTTCAAAAAGACAAGCTCTGGTTTATCGCTTCGGAGTTGCTGATTCTCACTTCCGCATACATAGCCATTCGCATTTACAAGGCCTTCCGGCAGCCCTCGGAATTTATCGCGTCGGGTGTAGAAGCCATCAAGGACAAAGACTTTACCGTGAAGTTCGTGCCGACGGGCAACGACGAAGTTGACGGTCTGATTCACGTCTATAACCTGATGATTGACCAGCTTCGCCAGGAACGTACGCGGCAGGCGGAACAGCGGTTTTTTCTCGATAAGCTAATCGAGGCTGCCCCCATTGCCATTCTAATTTTCGATTACGACGAACGCATTGCCGAAGCGAACCCGAAAGCCGCTGAACTGCTTGGGCAATCGGCCGATGCGTTGCGGAGCCGAACCATCGGCCAGTTAAATCATCCCGTGCTCAATCAGCTGGCGGGCGCGCCGGTCGGACTGACGCATACCGTAAAGCCGAATGGGGTTGAAACCTACCGAATCCTGCGGGGACAGTTCATGGACCGGGGTTTTCAGCGTCAGTTCATGCTGATCGAGGAGTTGACCGCCGAGATCATTGAAACCGAGAAGAAAGCCTACGGCAAAGTCATTCGGATGATGGCCCATGAGGTTAACAATTCCATTGGCGCCGTCAGCTCAATCCTGACCGTAACCGAGTCGGAGCTGGAAAACGCTGATCTGAAACGGGCCGTGCGCGTCGCCATTGAGCGTAATGACCGGCTGAATCGGTTCATGCGCCGGTTTGCCGACGTTGTGCGTTTGCCCGCCCCTATGCTCGTTGCTACCGACGTTACTGAACTGGCCCGCAACGTGCACCAGCTGATGGAGCCGCAGGCCAGCGCCCGCGGTGTTTCGCTAACGCTGCAAGTGCCGGATAGTCCGGTGATACAACCCGTGGATGTTGGCCAGATGGAGCAGGTCCTGGTGAATGTGGTGAAGAACGCTATTGAAGCCTGTGGACATGGGCAGACCGTGGTGATTCGGGTATCGGCGCAGCAGTTGATCGTGCGGAATGATGGAACGCCCATCCCTGATTCGGTGGCTGCTAATCTGTTTAACCCGTTTTTCAGCACCAAGCCCGACGGCCAGGGTATTGGGCTGACGCTCACCCGCGAAATTCTGCTGAATCATGGCTTTACGTTCTCACTCCTGACGGAAGCTGATGGCTGGACAGCCTTCACCATCCGGTGGAATGGCGTGCAGTCCTTTGCCTGATTGGCTCATAGCCTAGTGGTTACCCGCAAACAAAAAGGCCTGAACGTCGTGTTCAGGCCTTTTTGTTTGCGGACTAGTCTGGTCAGTGTAATCGCACCGGCTAAATAACTTCCATTTCCTCCGGCTTTTCCGTATCGCCCGTTTCGCGCCCGTCGGGTTGGGGCAGGGGCCGTTTTTCTTTAACGCCTTCTTCCGGTTGAACGTCTTTCCGACGGCTCAGATATGTATAGATCACCGGCACTACGTAAAGCGTCAGGATGAGTGAGAAGAGCAACCCGCCCACAATAACAATCCCCAGAGGAATCCGGCTTTTTGAAGCGGAACCTAAGGCGAGCGCCAGCGGCAGGGCGCCAAACGCGGCTACGAGCGTCGTCATCAGAATCGGACGAAGGCGCAGAGCGGCCGACTCGGCAGCGGCTTCAAATTTGTTTTTGCCGGTTAACCGCTGTTCATTGGCAAACTCCACGATCAGAATCCCGTTCTTGGTTACCAGACCAACGAGCATGATGATACCAATCTGGCTGAAGATATTGAGCGTCTGGTTGAACATCCAGAGCGAGAACACGGCCCCGGCCAGCGCCAGCGGTACCGTAATCATGATAATGAAGGGGTCAACAAACGAATCGAACTGCGCAGCCAGAATCAGGTACACCAGAATCAGGGCCAGCCCAAAGGCAAACAGCGTATTACCCGAGCTTTCTGCGTAATCGCGCGACGGACCGGAGAGGGCCGTCTGGAAGGAGTCGTCCAGCGTTCGGGCGGCAATCGCCTGCATGGCGGCTACCCCGTCACCTACGGTTTTGCCCGGAGCCAGACCGGCCGATACGGTCGCTGATTTGAACCGGTTGTAGTGGTAAACCTGCGGGGGGCTGCTCACCTCCTGGAATTTCACCAGGTTGTCCAGCTGAATCAGCGTACCCTGATTGGTACGGACGTAGAACGAGGCCAGATCGACGGGTTCGTCGCGGTCGCCCCGGGCTACCTGACCAATCACCTGATACTGTTTTCCATTCATCAGGAAATAAGCCAGCCGCCGGTTACTGAGAGCCAGCTGTAGCGTTTGCGCTACGTCCTGTACCGATACGCCCAGGTTGGTCGCTTTTTCGCGGTCAATGCTGATGTTGAGTTCAGGCTTGTTGAATTTAAGGTCAACATCGGAGTTCTGAAAGGTAGGGTCTTTCTGCACCTCTTCCAGGAAAGTTGGTAGTTTTTCCCGCAGCTTTTCAAAGTTCAGGTTCTGAATGACGAACTGCACGGGCAGACCACCGCCCCGGCCGACCTGAATGGTCTGGTCCTGGGTGGCGAACATGCGGGCCTCGCTGAACCGCTTCAGGTTTTTGGTCAGATAATCGACAATGTCCTGCTGCGACCGCTCGCGTTCGCTGGGGTCGGTCATGTTGACCATAACGAACGAAGAGTTGACGGCTCCTGCTCCCGAAAAGCCGGGGGCAACGACGCTAAACGCCAGTTTAGTCTCAGGAATCGAGTCAAGGACAAACTGCATAACCCTGTCGGTCGTAGTCGCCTGCGATTCGTAGCTGGTTCCTTCGGGCGACGTAATCGCGATCCGGGTCCGGCTGCGGTCTTCGAGCGGGGCAAGCTCAGACTTGAGCAGGGAACCTAAACCGAAAATCAACAGCAAACACGCGCCGATCATGACAAAGGCCCAGCCCCGTTTGCGCAAGAACGACTCCAGCGAACTGCGATACGATTGATCGAGCCATTCGAAAAAAGGTTCGGTTTTTCGGTAAAACCAGGACCGGCCGTGGTTTTTGCTGGTTAGTTTTACGCTCAATACCGGCGTCAGGGTCAGCGATACAAACGCCGAAATCAGAACGGCTCCTGCAACAACGACGCCGAACTCCCGGAAAAGCCGACCCACAAACCCCTGCAGAAAGATAACCGGCAGAAACACAATCGCCAGGGTAATACTTGTGGCAATAACGGCGAAGAAAATCTCATTGGAGCCTTCCTTCGCAGCTTGTTTAGTATCCATGCCCTGCTCAATCTTCTTGAAGATGTTCTCTGTCACGACGATACCATCGTCCACAACCAGACCCGTAGCCAGCACGATCCCCAGCAGCGTCAGGACGTTGATACTAAAGTCGGCTACGTACATAATAAAGAACGCACCAATGAGCGACACCGGAATGTCAATCAGCGGCCGGAAGGCGATCAGCCAGTCGCGGAAGAAGAAGTAAATCACCAGTACGACCAGTACGAATGAAATCAACAGCGTTTCGCCGACTTCCTCAATAGCCCGACGAATGAACGTAGACCGGTCAATCCCGATACTTACCCGAATATCGTCCGGCAGGTCTCTTTTTAAAGCGTCGAAACGTCGGTAGAACTCGTCGGCAATGCTCACGTAGTTGGCCCCCGGTTGCGGGATCAGGGCCAGAACAACACCCACCACGCCATTCTGCTTCGAGATCGTTTCTTCGTTTTCAGCGCCCAGCGTGGCCGTTCCCACATCCTTAAAGCGAACGATCTGGTTTGCCGTCTGCCGAAGGATCAGGTTGTTGAAATCATCTTCCGTTGTAAGCCGACCAACGGCCTTAACGGTCAGTTCGGTATTGTTGCCATACACTTTACCGCCCGGCAGTTCTACGTTCTGCGAGGTCAGCGCATTCTGAATATCCTGTGTGGTCAGGCGGTAAGCCGACAGCTTGATTGGATCAATCCAGAGCCGCATGGCCTGACGTTTGAGACCATACACGTTGGCCTGGCTAACGCCCGGAATGGTCTGGAGCCGCTCCTGCAGCACGTTTTCGGCGTAGTCCGACAACTGAGTCGGATTCCGCGTCGTACTCTGAACGGTCATAAAAATAATTGGATCGGAGTTGGCGTCGGCCTTCGTCACCACGGGCGGAGCGTCAATGTCCTGCGGAAGCTGACGCTGCGCCTGAGCGACCTTATCGCGCACGTCGTTGGCAGCCTGTTCCAGGTCGGCGTCGAGGTTAAACTCTACGGTAATGGTGCTGGCACCCAGGGCGCTATTGGAGGAGATCGTCCGAATACCCTCGATGCTGTTCAGCGATTTTTCGATGGGCTCCGTAATCTGCGACTCAATGATGTCCGGGTTAGCGCCGGTATAGTTCGTCCGCACGGATATAACCGGCGGGTCAATGGCCGGATACTCACGAACGCCCAGGAACGTAAAGCCAATGATACCGAACAGCACGATAACGATGGACATCACCATCGCAAAAACGGGTCGGTTAAGACTTAATTCGGGGAGACTCATATAGTTGAGTTATAAAGATTTAAGTTTCAGAGTTAAAGAGTTGTACGGTCATAAAGTTTAAGGGTTTGAATAAATAGGCCCCAAACCCACGGATGACTTCATGCCGCACCAACTCTACGGCTCAGTTCTGCGCTACCTTCGGCCCGCTGCCCGGCAGGGTTATGACCCGATTGACCTTAACCGGCACGTCGGGCTTGAGAAACAGCAGACCGGTAGTTGCTACCGTATCGCCCGCCTGTACGCCCGATAAAACCTGAATGGTGCCCGCCGTGCGAAGCCCCGTCTTTACGTCGCGAAACTGAGCTTTGCCGTTTTTTACAACCACCACCTGGTTCGTCCGGGTCTGGGGAATGATGGCCTGCGTAGGAACTACGAGGCTTTTTTCGTTCTGGATCGTCAGCGTTACGCGGGCGAAGGTGCCGGGTCGGAACCGCAACGAAGGGTTACTGACGCGCGCCCGGATACGCAGGTTACGTGTTTCCTCTTCTACGCCTGGTTCAATGGCGTAAACAACGCCCTGACTGGGATTGCTGGCGCCGTCAACCAGGAAAGAGATCGTGCTGCCGGTATGAACCGACTGCCCGTATTTTTCGGGGATGGAGAAGTCGAGTTTCAAGGAGGAAATCTGCTGAAGCCGGGCAATCAGCGTATTGGGCGATACAACCGCTCCTGAACTGACGTTACGCAAGCCGATAATACCTGAAAAAGGCGCCCGAATTTCGGTCCGCTGTAGATTGGCCCGAACCAGCTCAATGTCGGCCAGACTGCTGCGTAAATTGGTGGTGGCAATGTCGAATTCCTGCTGGCTGATACCGCCACGGTCCAGTAGTTGCTTATTCCGCTCTTCGGTGCGCCGGGCGTTGTCGGCCTGGGCCTGCAGTTTCTGGAGCTGCGCCCGCAGATCGGCGTCAAACAGCTTGACCAGCAGATCGCCCTTCTGGACCGGCTGACCTTCGCGAATGTTGAGTTGGGTGATGCGGGCCGATATTTCAGGGTAAATGTCTACCTGTTCGGCGGCCAGGAGTGAGCCACTGGATACTACTTCTTCTTTCAGACTCTGGGAGACAACTACGAACCCATTTACCGCCGGGGTGGGACCCCGGCCAGCACCGCCCGGCCCGCCTTTTCCAGCCCCGCCTTTTCCACCGTCGCCACCGCCCGGTGCGCCCGATGAGGCTCCCGGAGCCGGATGTAACACTTTATTGTACACAATTATCCCGCCAAGAACTAAGACGACGAGACCGATAGCAATCCATCTTTTCACAGGTAACTATTTTGCAGGAGAGAACTTAAGTAGTAACGTTAAAAAACAAAGATTTTGTTCTTCTACTGCAAAGCTATGACCGTTGACGAGTATATCAATCTGAATATGCCGAACGGCAGGGGATTTGGGCTGAATCGGCTAATTTGCCAGCTGAATGCCTGCTGCGAAACGCTGCTTCTACGGGGAGGTCGGTGTATCCAGGGCCGAAAACAGGAGATGCCGCATGAACCTCAGCAACTTTGTGGAGTCGCCCCCCGTATTGCCCGGCTTTGATGCGAAGTCGGTCAGGGACGGCAGGTTCTGCATGAAAAACGTTTGGTAATGCGCCGTTTCGATGAGCGAACTGGCCACCGAGCGGGCATAGGGGTAATCAGGGTGGTATTCCAGAATAATGCCCGCAATGCGGCTGCATAGGTCTTTATATGGTTTAAATAACTGATGCCGGTTGTCTTCTGTAACGTGCCGGGTCAGATACGCCTTACTCGACTCGCGCACGACGATACCGTGAAGCGCCCGGATGTCAATGTCATCCGTAGCCGTTGGGGCCACATCCTTCAGTAATACCAGGCGCAGCAGCCGCTCTAGCTTCTCGTGCGGGTCCGCGAGATTATTTGTCTGAAAAACAAGCTGAAATTCCATCCACTGCCAATACCAGGCTACCAGATAAACCAGCAGTCGGTGCTTATTTTCGAAATACCGATAAATGCTGGCTTCTTTGGTATTCAGACGCTCGGCCAGTTTTTTAAACGTAGCCTCCTCAAAGCCGACTTCGTCAAATAATAACGTCCCCTGTCGGACAATCCGTCGTCCTAAATCAGACCCTTCCGGGTCGCGTAAAAATAAGTGCGCGTTCATGCGCACATGCAACGAATACTCCATTTATCCAGCCGGTTGTCCTTTCGACTAAAATTCAGCTGCCAAATAACAAACTTTTATGGTTAAAAGTTATGTTTGTATAAATGATAGTTATACTATCAATCATAATAGCACTTGTCTTATGGCAGTTATCGAAGCAATTGAGTCGCCACCGTCGCCTGTGCAACGGCTATTCCGGCTTCTGTCGAATGAAAAAAAAGATATTGGGTACATCTATCTGTACGCCATCGTAACCGGTATTATCAGTCTGTCTCTGCCGCTGGGCATTCAGGCTGTTTTTAACCTGGTGTCGGGTGGGCTGGTGTTCAGTTCTGTCTACGTGCTCATCGGACTGGTCATTGCCGGCGTTATCATAGCCGGTCTGTTGCTGATTGGCCAGATGGTTCTGGTTGAGATTTTGCAGCAGCGCATTTTCGCCAAAGCGGCTTTTGAATTTGCTTACCGCCTGCCGCGTATCCAGCCCGAAAGTTTCGGCGGTTATTACCCGCCCGAATTGATGAACCGGTTTTTTGATGTGATGACCATTCAGAAGGGTCTGCCGAAACTGCTGATCGACCTGACAGCGGCAGCGATGCAGATTCTGTTCGGCATTATTCTGCTGTCGTTTTATCACCCCGTGTTTCTGGCGTTCGGTTTGTTTACGCTGCTGGCCGTAACGGGAATTGTATTGATCAGTGGTCCGGCAGGATTACGGACGAGTCTGCGCGAATCGAAGGACAAATACAAGGTGGTTGCTTATCTGGAAGACATTGCCCGTGACCTGCCTGGTTACCGCTACCGAACCGCTAACGGCTCGGCCGATCAGCTTGAACTGATTGACCATATGGATGCGTTGGTGACGAATTATCTGAAGAATCGGCAGCAGCATTTTGGCGTGCTGAAACGGATATTTTACAATGGTCTGGCCTTCAAAACGCTGATCACGGCCGGCCTGCTCATTCTGGGTACTACGCTCGTGGTGGGCCGGGAGATGACGCTGGGGCAGTTTGTGGCCTCGGAGTTAGTGATTGTTCTGATTACGAGTTCGGTTGATAAGCTGCTGTCGGGTATTGATACCGTATTCGATCTGCTGACGGCCGTTGAAAAAATCGGGAGCGTAACTGACCTGCCACTAGAAACTGAAACGGACCATGCTTAACCTGTCACGGCAACGGGTAGATGAAGCCTTGCTTAAGCACTATCCCCTCCGAACATTAAAAAATCTGCCTCAGCCTAACGGCGGACGACGGCTGGGACGCTGGATGCTGGCGCTGCTGGCGCTATCGCTTCTCATTATGTTTCTGCCCTGGCAGCAGAACATCAATGGCGAGGGTGCTGTAACGGCATTGACGCCCCAGGACCGGCCGCAGACGGTGCAGAATGCCATTCCGGGCCGGATAGAACGCTGGGCCATCCGGGAAGGGCAACGGGTCAGCAAAGGCGATACGCTGCTGGTGATCTCTGATATTAAAGACGATTACTTCGACCCGAATCTTCAGCAGCGACTGGACGAGCAGTTGACGGCCAAGCAGGGTAGCCGGAGCGCATCGGAAGCCAAGATTGCGGCCCTGAACAGCCAGTTGACAGCGCTGGAAAGCGGTCTGCGGGTCAAACTGGCCGCTGCCCGCAACAAGGTTCGCCAGAGTGAATTCAAGGTCGTCAGCGACAGCGCTGATCTGGTATCCATCCGGAAAAATTACCAGATCGCCCTCGACCGGCTCGACCGCTATGAGAAAGGTTACAAAAACGGCCTGTTCTCGCTGACGGATCTGGAAGCCCGTCGACTGAAAGTACAGGAGGATGTCGCGAAGGTAGTAGCTCAGGAGAACAAACTGAACGTGTCGCGGCAGGAGCTGATCAATGCCCGGCTTGACCTCAGCACGATCCAGGCCGATTACCAGGAAAAGGTAGCCAAGACACTTTCGGATCGAAGTTCGGCAGTCTCGTACCGCGCCGACGCCGATGGCGAAATTTCGAAGCTGCAGAATAAAATCAGCAGCGTTTCCGTCCGGCAGGGGCTATACGTAGTACGGGCTCCGCAGTCTGGCTACGTGGTGCGGGCGCTGAAAGCGGGTATTGGCGAAACCATTAAGGAGGGCGAGTCCATCGCAACGCTGCAGCCTGAGAATCCTCAACTGGCGGTGGAACTCTCGGTTCGGGCCATGGACGTACCGCTGATCCAGCGCGGGCGCGCCGTGCGCTTAGAATTTGACGGCTGGCCGGCCGTTCAGTTTTCGGGCTGGCCGCTGGTGGCGGTAGGGACGTTTGGCGGTGAGGTTGCCGTAATTGATGCTGTCAGCAATCCCAACGGTACGTACCGGCTGCTGGTTACGCCTAAAGCAACCCAGAACGATCAGCCCTGGCCGGAGCAGTTGCGCGTTGGCTCACGGGTTTATGGCTGGGTCATGCTCGACGATGTGCCGATCTGGTACGAGCTCTGGCGGCTACTGAACGGCTTCCCGCCGAGTCTGCAAAAAGAGCCGAACGAAGAGAAAGGAGCGAAAAAATGAGAACGCGTATGTACCCGTTCGGGAGGCTGGTTTTCGGGCTGTTGTGTTACGGTCTGATGGCCGCGCCGGGATTTTCCCGCCAGTCTGACTCAGCTATGCAGCCGGATTCCGCCGTTTTCCCGGCACCGGTTTTTTACGAACTGATCCGGCAGAATCACCCGCTGGTCAAGCAGGCCGATCTGTTCGGTGAGGAAGCGCGGCAGGTACTCGTACAGGCGCGGGGCGCCTTTGACCCGAAATTGACGTCATTCTACGACCGCAAGGAGTTCGGGAATCAGCTTTACTACGAACGCTGGCAAAGCAAACTGGCCGTGCCCCTCTGGCCGGGAGGCATTGACCTGAATATATCCTACGACCGCAACACGGGAACTTACCTCAACCCCGAAGAGAAGGTGCCGGCATCGGGCTTGTCGGG is from Spirosoma taeanense and encodes:
- a CDS encoding ABC transporter permease; translation: MLTNYIKIAWKVLLRHPFYTFITLFGISLTLTVLMVLTSFLDHLFGSHYPETRRNRTLYIQHLLQMDSTRSSRQAGPMSFRFLTDYAKSMKTPERVTICSFFNSSNAYVGSHKIKLNTKFTDAEFWRVTEFEFLEGKPYNEQNIANSDNVAVITDDFKRQYFENTDESVIGKDVEIENIHYRVIGVVRGSSYTRLFTYADVYFPYTVPKSNYQDPGMRGNYVAMVLAKDKADLKPIQDEFQSNIGRIPLPGVQNGFKYAVLEVKSEPYVENFLSMILGGGPGLKTIFFGVIAFIMFMLMGLPAINLVNVNVSRIMERASEIGIRKAFGAPVRTLLWQFIVENIFITFIGGAIALVLTLIIIQLINRSGWIAYADLTINFSVFLVSILVCLVFGLLSGVAPALRMSKLNIADALKAN
- a CDS encoding four helix bundle protein gives rise to the protein MKRSFRFESLEVWQISIELGDQLFDIADNLEQMKRYRFAEQLRGAGMSISNNIAEGSESVSKKEFYQFLNFARRSCFECANILIVVQRRGYVSEETKQRLFASLDELSRKISSFQKVLCPAD
- a CDS encoding ABC transporter permease yields the protein MIRHLFKLIWNKKKAHALLMVEIWASFMVLFGLTTLIVVNVRNYSQPLGFAYQNVWAIELNNNQDTMAVAEKAKAIFQRLKSYSDVESVSRMSNNFPFSANTMNNMVEHNKARTLAHQYVTDENFARTLAMPVLEGSWYRRADRVGKYKPVVINQKAREELFGDENPLGGIISDNFKVTGVVGNFKAKGEFMANQPAMFELLDEDSSWDKTMLVRVKPGTDAIFEARLVKDITSMANGWSVEVDHLTDSRQNQHNLTLVPVIIFLIISSFLLINVGLGLFGVLNLSIARRRGEIGLRRALGATGNGISTQFIGEIWVLATFGLLIGLLFAMQFPLLNVFDLEAGVYLTAIVMSVIVIYVIVTLCALFPSRQAAQIQPAVALHEE
- a CDS encoding sensor histidine kinase, with protein sequence MKLSLRSRYLIYIIVVHLALVGLTWLVLQKDKLWFIASELLILTSAYIAIRIYKAFRQPSEFIASGVEAIKDKDFTVKFVPTGNDEVDGLIHVYNLMIDQLRQERTRQAEQRFFLDKLIEAAPIAILIFDYDERIAEANPKAAELLGQSADALRSRTIGQLNHPVLNQLAGAPVGLTHTVKPNGVETYRILRGQFMDRGFQRQFMLIEELTAEIIETEKKAYGKVIRMMAHEVNNSIGAVSSILTVTESELENADLKRAVRVAIERNDRLNRFMRRFADVVRLPAPMLVATDVTELARNVHQLMEPQASARGVSLTLQVPDSPVIQPVDVGQMEQVLVNVVKNAIEACGHGQTVVIRVSAQQLIVRNDGTPIPDSVAANLFNPFFSTKPDGQGIGLTLTREILLNHGFTFSLLTEADGWTAFTIRWNGVQSFA
- a CDS encoding sigma-54-dependent transcriptional regulator, producing MLLIIDDDVAIQTSLSLLFRREGFAVRVADGPFETREVLDEETPELILLDMNFSVDTSGDDGLRLLRQIRERLPQVPVVLITGWGSIDLAVEGMKAGARDFITKPWQNDHLVQSVRTALKLAGSEPASASRRQLDSQFQFDNIVGDDPNLLDVLTTVGRVAPTDAPVLITGESGTGKELVAEAIHQNSRRKRHPFVKVNLGGISSTLFESELFGHVRGAFTDAKADRVGRFELANRGSIFLDEIGDLDPASQVKLLRVLQDRTFEPLGSSKSRTVDVRVICATNRNLEEMVSRGQFREDLFYRINLITVRLPALRERPGDIPALVNYFVSNLRTIYARPDLRVSREAMNWLKTLSLPGNIRQLKNLVERTVLLAPGNELTIADFERNRTGLTDRPVPATDTLPAVGSMTLEEIEHQMIVRAMAYHNNRVARVARALGITRFALYRRLEKFGIPYTAEE